The Rhododendron vialii isolate Sample 1 chromosome 8a, ASM3025357v1 genome has a window encoding:
- the LOC131335789 gene encoding omega-amidase, chloroplastic-like isoform X1 yields the protein MASRLSSSTVDTQISASSEPFEIPKITKFKIGLCQLTVTSNKNDNVAHARNLIEAAAKLGPSLVMLPEMWNCPYSTDYFEEFAEDFDDKDGSPSFAMLSEVALGNGITIVGGSMPERRKNQLHNTCCVFGPDGNLKAKHSKMHLFDINLPGDISFKESDTFTAGDQPTIVDTDVGRIGIGICHDLRFPELATLYQARGAHLICYPGAFNMSTGELLWELEQRARAADNQLYVATCSPSRESVGSYMIWGHSTVVGPSSKIVATSGHEETIVIAEVDYSKTRQLREALPLEKQRRGDVYRLVDVHQQKP from the exons ATGGCATCCCGGCTTTCAAGTAGCACAGTTGACACCCAGATTTCAGCTTCCTCTGAGCCCTTTGAAATTCCCAAAATTACAAAG TTCAAGATCGGCCTATGTCAGTTAACAGTTACTTCAAACAAGAATGATAACGTGGCTCATGCTCGAAACTTAATCGAAGCTGCTGCCAAGCTAGGTCCAAGCCTTGTTATGTTACCT GAAATGTGGAACTGTCCTTATTCGACCGATTACTTTGAAGAATTTGCTGAGGATTTTGATGACAAGGATGGCTCTCCGTCGTTTGCTATGTTATCTGAAGTTGCTCTTGGCAATGGGATCACAATTGTTGGTGGATCTATGCcagaaaggagaaaaaatcAGTTGCATAACACCTGCTGTGTTTTTGGACCTGATGGAAACCTCAAGGCCAAGCATAGTAAA ATGCACCTGTTTGATATTAACCTTCCAGGAGATATTTCATTTAAGGAATCAGACACCTTCACAGCAGGAGATCAACCTACCATTGTCGACACAG ATGTGGGTcgaattggaattggaatttgCCATGACCTACGTTTCCCTGAACTTGCAACGCTATACCAAGCGAGAg GAGCACACTTGATATGCTATCCGGGGGCGTTTAACATGAGTACGGGGGAATTGCTGTGGGAGCTGGAGCAAAGAGCAAG GGCAGCTGATAACCAG TTGTACGTTGCTACTTGCTCACCATCTCGAGAATCCGTCGGTAGCTACATGATATGGGGACATTCTACTGTTGTTGGACCG TCTAGCAAAATAGTCGCCACCTCGGGGCACGAAGAGACAATAGTGATTGCTGAGGTTGATTATTCCAAAACTCGACAGCTAAG GGAGGCTCTGCCACTAGAGAAACAAAGGAGGGGAGATGTGTACCGGTTAGTTGATGTGCATCAGCAGAAGCCTTGA
- the LOC131335789 gene encoding omega-amidase, chloroplastic-like isoform X2: MASRLSSSTVDTQISASSEPFEIPKITKFKIGLCQLTVTSNKNDNVAHARNLIEAAAKLGPSLVMLPEMWNCPYSTDYFEEFAEDFDDKDGSPSFAMLSEVALGNGITIVGGSMPERRKNQLHNTCCVFGPDGNLKAKHSKMHLFDINLPGDISFKESDTFTAGDQPTIVDTDVGRIGIGICHDLRFPELATLYQARGAHLICYPGAFNMSTGELLWELEQRARAADNQSSKIVATSGHEETIVIAEVDYSKTRQLREALPLEKQRRGDVYRLVDVHQQKP; encoded by the exons ATGGCATCCCGGCTTTCAAGTAGCACAGTTGACACCCAGATTTCAGCTTCCTCTGAGCCCTTTGAAATTCCCAAAATTACAAAG TTCAAGATCGGCCTATGTCAGTTAACAGTTACTTCAAACAAGAATGATAACGTGGCTCATGCTCGAAACTTAATCGAAGCTGCTGCCAAGCTAGGTCCAAGCCTTGTTATGTTACCT GAAATGTGGAACTGTCCTTATTCGACCGATTACTTTGAAGAATTTGCTGAGGATTTTGATGACAAGGATGGCTCTCCGTCGTTTGCTATGTTATCTGAAGTTGCTCTTGGCAATGGGATCACAATTGTTGGTGGATCTATGCcagaaaggagaaaaaatcAGTTGCATAACACCTGCTGTGTTTTTGGACCTGATGGAAACCTCAAGGCCAAGCATAGTAAA ATGCACCTGTTTGATATTAACCTTCCAGGAGATATTTCATTTAAGGAATCAGACACCTTCACAGCAGGAGATCAACCTACCATTGTCGACACAG ATGTGGGTcgaattggaattggaatttgCCATGACCTACGTTTCCCTGAACTTGCAACGCTATACCAAGCGAGAg GAGCACACTTGATATGCTATCCGGGGGCGTTTAACATGAGTACGGGGGAATTGCTGTGGGAGCTGGAGCAAAGAGCAAG GGCAGCTGATAACCAG TCTAGCAAAATAGTCGCCACCTCGGGGCACGAAGAGACAATAGTGATTGCTGAGGTTGATTATTCCAAAACTCGACAGCTAAG GGAGGCTCTGCCACTAGAGAAACAAAGGAGGGGAGATGTGTACCGGTTAGTTGATGTGCATCAGCAGAAGCCTTGA
- the LOC131335788 gene encoding protein BIG GRAIN 1-like A — MDRSMREDRYSNRRQRENPSFSSTLLDAIYRSIDEGEDELVLYRETMRKTRSNGAAAVHGGGVENDEEMANLRRACLIEKWMEKKVSEKVVVRRKSTADLERKSRGGHSQFPNSSSTSVFLNSSSSSSDSSSGGGFSSSEAESTVFANHKPKPIRTSVWAEPKKLINLNGMDHDIHMFDTFPDVNEQKPKQQNGFVKTKSKAMKIYGDLKKVKQPISPGGRLASFLNSLFTAGNPKKAKISSSTGGYTEKNSDQSSRYSKSTAYTSTCSSASSFSRSCLSKTPSSRGKSSNGVKRSVRFGPVSVVVGEDLQPCGQKSLYKDDLKSEKNRNLIRDSIDGELKLLIMEKNRRVEEVARDLLKNYQKKVESEFNTRNVEEFGIYDEDEDDDDGASCASSDLFELDNLSAIGIERYREELPVYETTHFDTNRAIAKGLIC; from the coding sequence ATGGATAGATCGATGAGGGAAGATCGATATTCTAATCGGCGGCAGAGAGAGAATCCGTCTTTCTCGTCGACGCTTCTCGACGCGATCTACCGCTCCATCGACGAGGGAGAAGACGAGCTGGTTCTTTACAGAGAGACAATGAGGAAGACACGCAGTAATGGGGCCGCCGCCGTGCACGGCGGCGGCGTGGAAAACGACGAAGAGATGGCGAATCTCCGGCGCGCTTGCCTGATCGAAAAGTGGATGGAGAAGAAGGTGAGCGAGAAGGTCGTCGTCCGCCGGAAATCCACGGCGGATCTAGAGAGGAAGTCGCGCGGTGGTCACTCCCAGTTTCCGAACTCGAGCTCGACGTCTGTGTTTctgaactcgagctcgagttcgtcGGACTCCAGCTCCGGGGGAGGGTTTTCTTCCTCCGAAGCAGAGTCGACTGTGTTTGCTAACCACAAGCCGAAGCCGATTCGGACCAGCGTTTGGGCTGAGCCGAAGAAACTCATCAACCTTAACGGAATGGATCATGACATCCACATGTTTGATACATTCCCTGACGTAAATGAACAAAAGCCGAAACAGCAAAACGGCTTCGTGAAGACGAAGTCGAAGGCGATGAAGATCTACGGCGACCTTAAGAAGGTGAAGCAGCCGATCTCCCCCGGCGGCCGCCTCGCCAGTTTCCTCAACTCTCTCTTCACCGCAGGGAATCCGAAGAAAGCGAAGATTTCATCGTCTACGGGAGGATACACCGAGAAGAATTCCGATCAAAGCAGTAGGTACTCAAAGTCGACGGCGTATACGTCCACGTGCTCATCGGCTTCTTCGTTTTCACGTTCGTGCCTGAGCAAAACGCCGTCGTCACGTGGAAAATCAAGCAATGGCGTTAAGAGATCGGTCAGGTTCGGTCCGGTTAGCGTTGTCGTCGGCGAAGATTTACAGCCGTGTGGACAGAAGTCGTTGTATAAAGATGATCTCAAATCGGAGAAGAATCGGAATTTAATCAGAGATTCAATCGACGGAGAGCTTAAGTTGCTTATCATGGAGAAAAATCGGCGAGTTGAGGAAGTAGCCAGAGATTTGCTCAAGAATTATCAGAAGAAGGTTGAAAGTGAGTTCAATACGAGGAATGTAGAGGAATTTGGGATCTACGACGAGGATGAGGACGACGACGATGGTGCGAGTTGTGCTAGCTCTGATCTCTTCGAACTCGACAATCTATCGGCCATTGGCATCGAGCGGTACCGAGAAGAGTTGCCCGTATACGAGACGACTCATTTCGATACCAATCGAGCCATTGCTAAGGGCTTGATTTGTTGA
- the LOC131335787 gene encoding uncharacterized protein LOC131335787, whose product MGDFDCQKIRNICILAHVDHGKTTLADHLIASYGGGVLHPKQAGRLRFMDYLDEEQRRAITMKSSSISLQYKDHSINLIDSPGHMDFCSEVSTAARLSDGALVLVDAVEGVHIQTHAVLRQAWIEKLNPCLVLNKMDRLISELKLSPMEAYNRLQRIVHEVNSIMSAYKSEKYLSDVDSILAGPSGEVGNENLEFIEDDEEDTFQPHKGNVAFVCALDGWGFSISEFAGFYASKLGASSAALLKALWGPRYFNPKMKMIVGKKAMGGGSKARPMFVQFVLEPLWQVYQAVLEADGGKGVLEKVIKSFNLSIPPRELQNKDPKAVLQSVMSRWLPLSDTILSMVVKCMPDPIAAQSLRIARLIPKREVLSDGIVSEVLAEAELVRKSVELCDSSPEAPCVAFVSKMFAVPSKMLPQRGVNGEFVNNSADDGESDECFLAFARIFSGVLCSGQRVFVLSALYDPLKGESMQKHVQEAELHSLYLMMGQGLKPVASAKAGNVVAIRGLGQHILKSATLSSTKNCWPFSSMVFQVSPTLKVAIEPTDPADMVALMKGLRLLNHADPFVEVTVSSRGEHVLAAAGEVHLERCIKDLKERFAKVSLEVSPPLVSYKETIEVEAFHPLDYLKFLSCSSDYIERTTPNGRCVVRVQVVKLPPALTKVLDDSSNVLGGIIGGKSGHTSDKSLETQRTSIVEDDNPNEVLKKRISDAIESDMPSGIADIDKEKWNIVWERLLKRIWALGPRQVGPNMLLTPDDYKGKTTESVLVRGSPLVSERLGFVGVCSNGDEALEASSVATHALYQEAETLENSVISGFQLATAAGPLCEEPMWGLAFIVEACISPLIGQLNESETPHQQPEQYGILTGQVMTTVKDACRTAVLQKKPRLVEALYFCELNTPTEYLGPMYAVLARRRARVLKEEMQEGSPLFTVHAYVPVAESFGFADELRRWTSGASSALLVFSHWEALYEDPFFVPKTEEELEEFGDGSNVPPNTARKLIDAVRRRKGLPVEEKVVQHATKQRTLARKV is encoded by the coding sequence aTGGGTGACTTTGAttgccaaaaaataagaaacatatGTATTCTGGCCCATGTTGATCACGGCAAGACCACGCTTGCTGACCATTTGATTGCCTCGTACGGGGGCGGCGTACTCCACCCGAAGCAAGCGGGTAGGCTTAGGTTTATGGATTACCTCGATGAAGAACAGAGGCGTGCAATAACGATGAAGAGTTCTTCGATATCTCTTCAATACAAAGACCATTCAATAAACCTTATAGACTCCCCCGGTCACATGGACTTTTGTAGTGAGGTTTCCACTGCTGCCCGGTTGAGTGACGGGGCTTTAGTCTTGGTGGATGCCGTTGAGGGTGTCCACATTCAGACACATGCGGTCTTGCGCCAAGCTTGGATTGAAAAGCTTAATCCTTGTTTGGTGCTAAATAAGATGGATAGGTTGATTTCTGAACTAAAGTTGAGTCCAATGGAGGCTTATAATCGTTTGCAAAGGATTGTTCACGAGGTCAATTCTATTATGAGTGCTTACAAGTCGGAGAAGTATCTTTCAGATGTAGATTCCATTCTGGCGGGGCCCTCTGGTGAGGTTGGCAATGAGAATCTTGAGTTTATAGAGGATGACGAGGAAGATACATTTCAACCCCACAAGGGGAATGTTGCTTTTGTGTGTGCACTGGATGGCTGGGGTTTCAGTATTAGTGAGTTTGCAGGGTTCTATGCTTCAAAGCTTGGGGCTAGCTCAGCTGCGTTACTTAAAGCCCTATGGGGCCCTCGGTATTTCAATCCCAAGATGAAGATGATTGTGGGTAAGAAGGCAATGGGTGGAGGAAGTAAAGCTCGCCCTATGTTTGTGCAGTTTGTGCTTGAGCCCCTTTGGCAGGTTTACCAGGCGGTTTTAGAAGCTGATGGAGGCAAAGGGGTACTTGAGAAAGTCATTAAATCGTTCAACTTGTCTATACCTCCTAGGGAACTTCAGAACAAGGATCCAAAAGCGGTGCTTCAATCTGTCATGAGTCGCTGGCTTCCTTTGTCAGATACTATCTTGTCTATGGTTGTGAAGTGTATGCCAGACCCAATTGCCGCCCAATCTTTAAGGATAGCACGGTTGATTCCAAAGAGAGAAGTTTTAAGTGACGGGATTGTCTCTGAAGTGCTTGCTGAAGCAGAGCTTGTAAGAAAATCTGTTGAGCTTTGTGATTCAAGTCCTGAAGCCCCGTGTGTTGCTTTTGTATCTAAGATGTTTGCTGTTCCTTCGAAAATGCTACCTCAAAGGGGCGTAAATGGTGAGTTTGTGAATAATTCTGCTGATGACGGTGAGTCAGATGAGTGCTTCCTTGCATTTGCACGAATTTTTAGCGGTGTTCTTTGTTCAGGACAACGGGTTTTTGTACTTTCAGCTTTGTATGACCCATTAAAAGGGGAATCGATGCAAAAGCATGTCCAAGAAGCTGAGTTGCATTCGTTGTATCTGATGATGGGTCAAGGCTTGAAACCAGTGGCGTCTGCAAAGGCTGGGAACGTGGTGGCTATTAGAGGGCTTGGCCAGCATATATTGAAAAGTGCGACTCTTTCATCTACTAAGAACTGTTGGCCTTTCTCCAGTATGGTGTTTCAGGTTTCTCCCACTCTTAAAGTTGCGATTGAGCCCACCGATCCTGCTGATATGGTGGCACTCATGAAAGGTTTAAGGCTATTGAACCATGCGGACCCATTTGTAGAGGTCACTGTTTCTTCTAGAGGAGAGCACGTGCTTGCTGCGGCAGGAGAGGTTCACCTTGAGAGATGCATAAAAGATTTGAAGGAGAGATTTGCAAAAGTAAGCTTGGAAGTTTCTCCCCCACTAGTCTCCTATAAAGAGACCATTGAAGTTGAGGCGTTCCATCCATTAGattatttgaagtttttaaGTTGCAGCTCTGATTACATTGAGAGGACAACACCAAATGGTAGATGTGTTGTTCGAGTGCAGGTCGTGAAGCTTCCACCTGCTCTAACTAAGGTGCTTGATGATAGTTCCAATGTGCTAGGAGGCATTATTGGAGGTAAATCGGGTCATACTAGTGACAAAAGCTTGGAAACTCAGAGAACAAGCATCGTGGAAGACGACAACCCAAATGAAGTGCTTAAGAAACGGATAAGTGATGCTATAGAGAGTGATATGCCATCTGGAATTGCAGATATCGACAAGGAGAAGTGGAATATAGTGTGGGAAAGGTTGCTTAAGAGAATCTGGGCGCTAGGTCCTCGACAGGTTGGTCCTAACATGCTCCTCACACCCGACGACTACAAAGGAAAGACAACGGAATCTGTTCTTGTCCGGGGTTCACCTCTTGTGTCTGAAAGATTAGGTTTTGTGGGTGTATGTAGCAATGGTGATGAAGCGCTGGAGGCATCATCTGTGGCAACTCATGCACTGTACCAAGAAGCGGAGACTCTTGAGAACAGTGTTATCTCTGGATTTCAACTAGCTACAGCAGCTGGCCCTTTGTGCGAAGAACCTATGTGGGGTTTGGCATTCATTGTCGAGGCTTGTATTTCTCCATTGATTGGGCAATTAAATGAATCTGAAACTCCTCATCAACAACCGGAACAATATGGGATCTTGACTGGGCAGGTTATGACAACTGTCAAGGATGCTTGTAGGACAGCCGTACTTCAGAAGAAACCCCGGCTCGTCGAGGCCTTGTATTTCTGTGAACTGAACACTCCAACTGAGTACTTGGGCCCCATGTATGCAGTGCTTGCTAGGAGGCGGGCCCGAGTTTTGAAGGAGGAAATGCAGGAAGGTTCTCCGTTGTTCACTGTGCACGCTTATGTGCCAGTTGCTGAGAGCTTTGGCTTTGCGGATGAGTTGAGGAGATGGACTTCTGGGGCTTCGAGTGCTCTGCTTGTTTTTAGTCATTGGGAAGCACTGTATGAGGATCCTTTCTTTGTGCCCAAGACAGAAGAAGAGCTTGAAGAGTTCGGAGACGGTTCTAATGTTCCACCTAATACAGCGAGGAAACTCATCGATGCTGTGAGGCGGCGGAAGGGTCTTCCGGTGGAGGAAAAGGTAGTCCAACATGCTACAAAGCAGAGGACCCTAGCCCGTAAAGTGTAG